The Chryseobacterium geocarposphaerae genome window below encodes:
- a CDS encoding Crp/Fnr family transcriptional regulator, with protein MVIEENLLYSMGASTKTYAVGETIFLEGDWPAFYYQIVKGEVKLNNYNEEGKETIQIMIEDGQSIGESLLFMEKSYPMNAVAITECEVIKLPRKAFISLLKEDAEISYEMNKCLSQRLYFKLIMTQNLSSQNPILKLIALMDYLKSFAKDQKQYSFKVPLTRQQMAGLTGLCVETTIRTIKGMEKSQILKIEDRKIMY; from the coding sequence ATGGTTATTGAAGAAAATCTGTTGTATTCAATGGGAGCAAGTACTAAAACATATGCGGTCGGAGAGACAATCTTTCTAGAAGGTGACTGGCCTGCGTTTTATTACCAGATTGTAAAAGGAGAAGTAAAACTTAATAATTACAATGAAGAAGGAAAAGAGACTATACAGATCATGATAGAAGATGGTCAGAGTATAGGAGAATCTTTATTGTTTATGGAAAAGTCTTACCCAATGAATGCGGTGGCGATCACTGAATGTGAAGTCATTAAGCTCCCTCGAAAAGCATTCATCAGTTTATTGAAAGAAGATGCGGAAATTTCTTACGAAATGAACAAATGTCTTTCTCAAAGATTGTATTTTAAGCTGATCATGACTCAAAATCTTTCTTCACAAAATCCTATACTAAAGCTTATTGCGCTTATGGATTATCTGAAAAGTTTTGCAAAGGATCAGAAGCAGTATTCATTTAAGGTTCCATTGACCAGGCAACAAATGGCAGGACTTACCGGACTCTGTGTTGAAACCACAATACGGACCATAAAAGGGATGGAAAAAAGCCAAATCCTTAAAATAGAAGATCGTAAAATCATGTATTAA
- a CDS encoding Crp/Fnr family transcriptional regulator: MIFNEEILLSLGAEMQTYKANEVIFTEGGQPNYFFQIKHGSVKLNNYHEDGREFIHSVPFKGHCFGETFLFSELPYPINAIAIEDSGILRVPKLKFLEFLKKCPKSLWTLYMHTAERMYYRHIMLNNLSVSNPLYRVRQVMDCLKAYHQYEEPFSFQIPFTRQQLASLTGLRIETVIRVVKKMEKQKMVKIELGKIFY; the protein is encoded by the coding sequence ATGATATTTAATGAAGAAATTTTGCTTTCATTAGGAGCAGAAATGCAAACTTATAAAGCAAATGAGGTAATATTCACGGAAGGTGGACAGCCTAATTATTTTTTTCAAATAAAACACGGTAGTGTAAAACTGAATAATTACCATGAAGATGGAAGAGAATTTATTCACAGTGTACCTTTTAAAGGGCATTGCTTTGGAGAGACATTTTTATTTTCGGAGCTTCCATATCCTATCAATGCTATTGCCATTGAAGATTCAGGAATATTAAGGGTTCCTAAACTTAAATTTCTTGAATTTTTAAAGAAGTGTCCAAAATCCTTATGGACTTTATATATGCATACGGCCGAGAGAATGTACTACAGACATATTATGCTGAATAATCTTTCGGTAAGTAATCCTTTATACAGAGTAAGACAGGTAATGGATTGTTTAAAGGCATATCATCAGTATGAAGAGCCTTTTTCCTTTCAGATTCCGTTTACCAGACAACAACTGGCTTCACTTACAGGACTAAGGATTGAGACGGTTATAAGAGTGGTGAAAAAAATGGAAAAACAAAAAATGGTAAAAATAGAACTCGGTAAGATATTTTATTAG
- a CDS encoding DUF3570 domain-containing protein — MKKIIISIFALFGIFNAKAQETTNSEQLKKLSFDEANLVSSYYKQDGNNSAVTGGIGTEKLTDISNTIDVTMVKYDKKARKNKFNFSVGIDHYTSASSDMIDLKANSSASHADNRIYPALSWSRENDTKGTTLMAGVSFSTEFDYQSYGANIGFSQKTKNRMGEFTAKFQAYLDQVKLIAPIELRTNGSTGGEHENYGTSGRNTFALSLSYSQIINQNFQVEFLADGVQQTGYLSLPFHRVYFADNSVHQEALPDKRFKIPLGVRANYFLGDKVILRAYYRYYTDDWGLKSNTFSLETPVKISPFVSVSPFYRYYSQTAAKYFAPYQQHTAFDDFYTSNYDLSKFNSHFYGAGIRISPKNGLFGVERLNMLEIRYGHYTKSVGMKSDIISLNLRFK, encoded by the coding sequence ATGAAAAAAATTATAATAAGCATTTTCGCTCTTTTCGGAATTTTCAACGCAAAAGCACAGGAAACGACCAATAGTGAACAGCTTAAAAAACTTAGTTTTGATGAAGCTAATTTGGTATCCAGTTATTATAAGCAGGATGGAAATAACTCGGCGGTTACGGGCGGAATAGGAACAGAAAAATTAACTGACATTTCTAATACCATCGATGTAACAATGGTAAAATATGATAAAAAAGCCAGAAAAAATAAATTTAATTTCAGCGTGGGGATAGATCATTATACATCTGCTTCTTCTGATATGATAGATTTAAAGGCCAATTCATCCGCTTCCCATGCAGACAATAGAATTTATCCTGCTCTTAGCTGGAGTCGGGAAAATGATACGAAGGGAACCACTTTAATGGCTGGAGTTTCGTTTTCAACAGAATTTGATTATCAGTCTTATGGCGCCAATATCGGCTTTTCGCAAAAAACAAAAAATAGAATGGGGGAGTTTACAGCGAAATTTCAGGCTTATCTCGATCAGGTAAAACTGATTGCCCCGATTGAGCTTAGAACAAATGGAAGCACAGGAGGGGAACACGAAAATTACGGAACCAGCGGAAGAAATACTTTTGCACTGTCCCTATCTTATTCACAGATCATTAACCAGAATTTTCAGGTTGAATTTTTGGCGGATGGAGTTCAGCAGACAGGATATTTAAGTTTGCCTTTCCATCGTGTTTACTTTGCGGATAATTCAGTTCATCAGGAAGCTTTGCCTGATAAACGATTTAAAATTCCTTTGGGGGTAAGAGCGAATTATTTCCTGGGGGATAAAGTTATTCTGAGAGCGTATTATCGTTATTATACCGACGATTGGGGGTTGAAGTCCAATACATTCAGTCTGGAAACACCGGTGAAAATTTCGCCTTTTGTTTCGGTAAGTCCATTTTACAGATATTATTCTCAGACAGCAGCTAAATATTTTGCGCCTTATCAGCAGCATACTGCTTTTGATGACTTTTATACGAGTAATTATGATCTTTCGAAATTTAACAGTCACTTTTATGGAGCAGGAATCAGAATCAGTCCGAAAAATGGTTTATTTGGAGTGGAAAGGCTGAATATGCTGGAAATCAGATATGGGCATTATACAAAATCTGTTGGAATGAAATCAGATATTATTTCATTAAACCTGAGATTCAAATAG
- a CDS encoding GEVED domain-containing protein, whose amino-acid sequence MTKIYLFFLAVLLSIQSFAQQYQVAGTCTMTLGTNTYGPMNSTTTSGATSRVAVIYPATQLTGVAGQALTGIYFKKMTTGNMTGTPNFKVYLKETSSLDFGAAAIDWATTITGATLVYDSNPVAASTGAAGWKQFIFSNNFTYSGAQNLMVLMEYTNTGNTVNTTWEYEYSSPCVVTTNNNTTKYINNTTGTLGTSLSSSNYRRPFISFSHVPAAPCTGTVTGGTAVSSVTNACANVPFNLSLTGATMGTGITYQWQSSPAGANTFTNIAGATSISYTVANQTAATDYRCIVTCTNGGSTQNSSVVAVGQNSGMACLNYCAAVSAGGTGTFINKVQFGTINNDSSASQPTASPYYTYYPAATTTVAMGTTQNISVTIGPAGTYTGAITSVWIDWNQDGTLSSTEHFYVGPGSGSAGIPSGTTLTVPVTIPVTAVAGITRMRIRTRGNGNPNLSTDACTSFGSGETEDYNITVAPGIPCSGSVTAGTASASAASICVGVPVSLTLTGATIGLGVTYQWQSSPAGANTFTNIAGATGISYTVASQTSATDYRCVVTCTNSGQSATSNTVSVGQNPVTQCYCTPTYTYGCSSGDNLNSFVITGAGTSTISDLNTGCNGSGYYDRTAAFTPVNLIAGQSYPVQINTTYTSPSYEKASIWIDFNDNGVFDAAEKLLTDLSLVTSPSFATANIAIPITAQAGVHRMRVRVVYSTTNVNACANASYGETHDYLVNVQPCTTPTPVVTVASITHNSASVNWSQDAIGANTYELRYRPVGSGSWLPAAGPIAVAALLPGALHSQPLTGLDPATLYEVEVVALCGTTNMGSYSHNEFTTKCDPTPPNVTITSITANSAMINWSPLAASATYEMRWRKVGDPWPTSMTPLPNPPANSYSLSPLDPYTEYEVQVRSTCVGSITPNPWSSLVRFTTERTCQIPPPGLTILELKPTSAKVQWDPYVGPDATGKYILRYRKVGIPGWTTVQVSNNIYILTDLLEMTKYEMEVANVCSGTPGNFTLPYYFTTPTVIYCHMGANTSSGEYISKVTVVPNGKPQMIKASAGSTYTDYTTDPLAQIELIQGSVNNQLTIDKVVSADAGVVAWIDFNRNGEFDINERILVSNPSTAATATTTFSVPSDAFVSNVDYMYVVMRVALMKGGIPVNCTNFDNGEVEDYTVRISKKPATNLLNQNDILIYPNPVSTVLNVKNISKRANYKIYSAAGQLISSGIILNNKVDVHALINGMYVIDIQDGSISAQKKFIKE is encoded by the coding sequence ATGACGAAAATTTACTTATTTTTTTTAGCAGTTTTATTATCAATACAAAGCTTTGCCCAGCAATATCAGGTGGCAGGTACCTGTACAATGACCTTAGGAACCAATACTTATGGGCCTATGAACAGTACAACAACATCTGGTGCTACAAGCAGAGTCGCCGTAATTTATCCCGCTACACAGCTTACAGGCGTAGCCGGTCAGGCTTTGACCGGAATATATTTTAAAAAGATGACTACCGGTAACATGACCGGAACTCCTAATTTCAAAGTTTATCTAAAAGAGACTTCAAGTCTGGATTTCGGAGCAGCAGCCATTGACTGGGCAACAACCATTACAGGAGCTACTTTGGTATATGACTCCAATCCTGTAGCTGCATCTACAGGAGCAGCAGGTTGGAAGCAGTTTATCTTTTCAAATAATTTCACGTATTCAGGGGCACAGAATCTTATGGTTTTGATGGAATATACGAATACGGGAAATACGGTTAATACAACCTGGGAGTATGAATATTCATCACCTTGCGTGGTTACGACAAATAATAATACGACCAAGTATATCAATAATACAACAGGAACACTAGGTACTTCTTTAAGCAGCTCAAATTACAGAAGACCGTTCATCTCATTTTCCCACGTTCCTGCTGCTCCGTGTACAGGTACGGTAACGGGAGGAACAGCAGTGTCTTCAGTCACTAATGCTTGTGCGAATGTACCTTTCAATTTGTCGCTTACCGGTGCTACAATGGGAACAGGAATTACTTACCAATGGCAAAGTTCGCCTGCAGGAGCAAATACTTTTACCAATATAGCGGGAGCAACTTCTATTTCCTATACAGTAGCTAATCAAACGGCAGCTACCGATTACCGATGTATTGTAACCTGTACCAATGGTGGTAGTACTCAAAACTCCAGTGTTGTTGCTGTAGGACAAAACTCAGGTATGGCTTGTCTTAATTATTGTGCAGCCGTAAGTGCAGGAGGAACAGGCACATTCATTAATAAAGTGCAGTTTGGTACTATTAATAATGATTCTTCGGCTTCTCAGCCTACGGCTTCTCCTTATTATACTTATTATCCTGCTGCTACAACCACTGTAGCAATGGGAACTACTCAGAATATAAGTGTAACAATAGGTCCTGCAGGAACTTATACCGGCGCGATAACTTCAGTATGGATTGACTGGAACCAGGATGGAACATTAAGCTCCACCGAACATTTTTATGTAGGACCGGGAAGTGGCTCTGCCGGTATTCCTTCCGGAACAACATTAACAGTACCTGTTACTATTCCGGTAACAGCTGTTGCGGGAATCACCCGTATGCGTATCAGAACCAGAGGAAACGGCAATCCAAATCTTTCTACGGATGCTTGTACCAGTTTCGGATCTGGTGAAACTGAAGATTATAACATTACTGTTGCTCCGGGTATCCCTTGTTCCGGCTCGGTAACAGCGGGCACGGCATCAGCATCTGCTGCAAGTATTTGCGTAGGTGTACCAGTTAGTTTAACTCTTACTGGTGCTACAATCGGATTAGGAGTTACTTACCAATGGCAGAGTTCGCCTGCAGGAGCTAATACCTTTACCAATATAGCGGGAGCAACAGGCATCTCCTATACTGTTGCCAGCCAAACTTCTGCTACTGATTACCGTTGTGTGGTTACTTGTACCAATTCCGGCCAAAGTGCTACATCCAATACTGTTTCAGTAGGGCAAAATCCAGTAACCCAGTGTTATTGTACCCCTACTTACACCTATGGTTGTAGCTCCGGAGATAATCTAAACAGCTTTGTAATTACGGGAGCAGGTACTTCTACGATCAGCGATCTGAATACAGGTTGTAACGGATCAGGTTATTATGATAGAACTGCCGCATTCACTCCTGTGAATCTTATAGCCGGACAATCTTATCCGGTACAAATCAATACCACCTATACTTCTCCATCTTACGAAAAAGCAAGTATCTGGATTGATTTCAACGATAATGGAGTGTTTGATGCTGCTGAAAAATTACTGACGGATCTCTCGTTGGTAACCAGCCCTTCATTTGCTACGGCTAATATTGCTATTCCGATTACTGCTCAGGCTGGTGTTCACAGAATGCGTGTGCGTGTAGTATATAGTACTACCAATGTTAATGCCTGTGCTAATGCTTCTTATGGTGAAACCCATGATTATTTGGTCAATGTACAACCTTGTACTACTCCTACCCCTGTGGTAACAGTGGCTTCAATTACTCATAATTCAGCAAGTGTTAACTGGTCTCAGGATGCAATAGGTGCAAATACTTATGAACTCAGATACAGACCTGTAGGTTCTGGAAGTTGGTTACCTGCTGCAGGGCCAATAGCTGTAGCGGCATTACTACCGGGAGCATTACACTCTCAGCCTCTTACAGGATTAGATCCAGCCACTTTATATGAAGTAGAAGTCGTGGCTCTTTGTGGAACAACTAATATGGGATCTTACTCACATAATGAATTTACCACCAAATGTGACCCGACTCCACCAAACGTGACCATTACGAGTATTACCGCAAATTCAGCAATGATTAACTGGTCGCCATTGGCAGCAAGCGCTACCTATGAAATGAGATGGAGAAAAGTTGGTGATCCATGGCCGACTTCAATGACTCCTTTACCTAATCCACCTGCTAATTCTTATTCACTTTCTCCTTTGGATCCTTATACAGAGTATGAAGTTCAGGTAAGAAGTACATGTGTAGGTTCAATAACACCTAACCCTTGGTCAAGTTTGGTAAGATTTACTACAGAGAGAACCTGCCAGATTCCGCCGCCGGGATTAACCATTCTTGAACTGAAGCCAACAAGTGCTAAAGTACAGTGGGATCCTTATGTAGGACCGGATGCAACAGGTAAATATATTTTAAGATACAGAAAAGTAGGAATTCCTGGATGGACTACTGTTCAGGTATCGAATAATATCTATATTCTTACGGATCTATTAGAGATGACTAAGTATGAAATGGAAGTAGCTAACGTTTGTAGCGGTACACCGGGTAATTTTACTTTACCATACTATTTTACCACTCCAACAGTGATCTATTGCCACATGGGAGCTAATACTTCATCAGGAGAATATATCTCCAAAGTGACAGTGGTTCCTAATGGAAAACCGCAGATGATAAAAGCTTCTGCAGGTTCAACATATACCGATTATACGACCGATCCTCTTGCTCAGATCGAATTGATCCAAGGTTCAGTGAACAACCAGTTAACAATTGATAAAGTAGTAAGCGCAGATGCAGGAGTGGTAGCATGGATCGATTTCAACAGAAACGGAGAATTTGACATCAATGAAAGAATTTTGGTATCTAATCCAAGTACTGCAGCGACAGCAACAACAACATTCAGTGTACCGTCTGATGCTTTTGTAAGCAATGTAGATTACATGTATGTAGTGATGAGAGTAGCCTTAATGAAAGGAGGAATTCCAGTAAACTGTACCAACTTCGACAATGGAGAAGTGGAAGATTACACAGTGAGAATCTCTAAGAAACCGGCTACAAACTTACTGAATCAGAATGATATCTTGATTTATCCTAACCCTGTAAGTACAGTATTGAATGTTAAGAATATCAGCAAACGTGCTAACTATAAGATTTATAGTGCAGCAGGTCAATTGATCTCAAGTGGAATCATCTTAAATAACAAAGTAGATGTCCATGCGTTAATCAACGGAATGTATGTGATCGATATTCAGGATGGCTCAATTTCGGCACAGAAGAAATTCATCAAGGAATAA
- a CDS encoding SDR family oxidoreductase — protein sequence MIPVPETMPLEYPKEGKLKGKVALITGGDSGIGKAVALLFAKEGADIIIAYLSETEDAKQTQKEVEAFSGKCTLIKGDLGKENHCKKVIETVIKIHKKIDIIVNNAGLHWEAESIEKITTEQLLTTFQNNFFSYFWITKYAMPYLKKGASIINTSSVTAYRGSPKLIDYSATKGAIISFTRSLSANLVDKGIRVNAVAPGPVWTPLIASSFDPKKNSEFGSDSPMKRAGMPNEIAPCFLFLACEDSRFISGQVLHPNGGEIVNG from the coding sequence ATGATCCCCGTTCCAGAGACAATGCCGTTAGAATACCCGAAAGAAGGAAAATTAAAAGGCAAAGTGGCACTCATTACAGGAGGAGATAGTGGAATAGGGAAAGCTGTGGCTTTGTTATTTGCAAAAGAAGGGGCAGATATTATTATTGCCTATCTGAGTGAAACAGAAGATGCAAAGCAGACTCAAAAGGAAGTTGAAGCTTTTTCCGGGAAATGTACTCTGATAAAAGGTGATCTGGGAAAAGAAAACCACTGTAAAAAAGTAATTGAGACGGTTATAAAAATCCATAAGAAGATAGATATCATTGTGAATAATGCAGGACTTCACTGGGAAGCAGAATCTATTGAGAAAATTACAACAGAGCAACTGCTGACGACTTTTCAGAATAATTTTTTCTCCTATTTCTGGATTACAAAATATGCAATGCCGTATCTTAAGAAAGGCGCGAGTATTATCAACACTTCTTCAGTGACTGCTTACAGAGGAAGCCCTAAACTAATTGATTATTCTGCAACGAAAGGAGCGATAATATCTTTTACCCGGAGCTTATCCGCCAATCTTGTGGATAAAGGAATCAGAGTGAATGCTGTAGCACCGGGTCCGGTGTGGACTCCGTTAATTGCTTCCTCATTTGATCCCAAAAAAAATTCCGAATTCGGGAGCGATTCACCTATGAAACGTGCGGGAATGCCCAATGAAATTGCACCTTGTTTTCTATTCCTGGCTTGTGAGGATTCACGGTTTATCAGTGGTCAGGTTTTGCACCCCAATGGCGGGGAAATTGTAAATGGATAA